Genomic window (Candidatus Neomarinimicrobiota bacterium):
TATTTTAAACATTACTCTAACAGTAACCTTTATTTTCATAAGTTAGTGGTCGTGGAGTGTGGTGAGGTTTTCAATGACCTAAAGATTCTAATATTAGTGAGGACGGGAGTAAACAATGTCTAACCGCACAAATCAAAAACGAATTCTATTTACAATCATGTTGGCATCGGTGCTGTTGAGTGGCGTAATATTCGTTTCTCAAGATCGGTTACCTTCTGCGATGAGCAGTTCATGGGAAATCATATTCAGTACATTCGAAACCGATATTGCCAACATGGTTTACGAATGGGATCCAAAGGATCCCAGGTCGGAAGGGGAACGTCAGCGAGCTTTATTCGACTTCATGACCGAGAATTACAAGAGCTCTTTTTGGATCCCTAAATCGTTGCTGGACGGCAATGTTGTTACGCGGGCGGTAGCAGGGAGTCAAAAGAGTATCGCGAGAGACAAGGTCGGGCTTGTCATGTGGCCTGAGAACAGCATGACAGAAGTCTATGGAGTTTCGCCCAACCTTGGAACAGGCCAGCCACTTGGTTTCACGAGTAATTGCGTCATGTGTCATATCGCTGAGATCGATGGTCAGGTCTATTTCGGCGCCGGCAATAAGCTCTTTGATGAAAAAGTACTCGTTGAATCTCTCATACAGCTGACCGGTTTCATAGGGCGGGCAACCCTCACCACAGCTTCGGGCGATCGAAAACTGGCCAAAAAAGTGAACAGCGTCATCACGCGTCGTCGTCATGAGAAGACAGATCCGCTGACTCGCGGTCGATCAACTGCTTACGTTGGTGCTTACCTCGAATTCTACATTAGGTCTCACGGTGGTGAGCTGCCGAGTGTGGAAGAGTTAGGCAGAGGTGACGCTAAAATTCCGCCACTCTGGCACTTCGCCGCAAAAGCGCCTTTCGAGCGGTGGTATGTTGACGGTAGCTTTCACGGAGAGATTCCGATGCTTGCGTCCTGCATGGAATTGTTTAAGGACCGTTCCTATGAGGAACTTGATCAGGTCGTTATTCCTGCTATCAAACGTGGATTTATGGAAGTGGTTAGCTTTATTAAACCACCTAAGTATCCCTATGACATTAATGAAACTCTAGCGTCAAAAGGCAAGGAACTGTTTTATTCCACAGAGGTCGGATGCTTTAGGTGTCATGGCGTATATGATGGAGAGGGCAACGTCCAGTGGACAGGCAAACATGTTGATGTTGGTACAGATCGTGGACGAATCAATGTGGTATCGAAAGGGTTCATCGATGCTCTTAGCGAAACTCCGATATCTAAGGACGGCAAGCTCGTAAAGAGTGATGGGTATGCCGCGACGCCACTCACCGGAGTGTGGATCAATTATGCCTACCTCCACAACGGGAGCGTCCCCACTCTCTATCATCTCCTTGGTCCTGAATCTGAGCGACCGAAAATCTTCAACGTCGTGGCTGCGCAAAATTTTGACCCTGAACGAGTTGGGCAAAAGCTTTATTTGGATGAAAAAGCGGAGAAGCTAAGCGAGTCTGAACTCTTCAGGCGGCACGGAAATGACCGAGACTGGTTCAATACCAACCGTTCCGGTGCCGGCAATCTGGGACACGACATGTGGTCTGTTATTAAGACCGATGAGAATCGAATGGCTATCATTGAATACCTCAAGACTTTGTAAATAGAAAGCGAAAGGATGCGAAATATGAAAATCGTTTCATTCATCAGCATGCTGATCTTTCTTATTTCGGCATACGCTTGCAGCGGAACATCATCGCGTAAAGAGGGCACGGTTAAGCCGACCATCATCACCATCCCTATCGATTCGATTAAAATTGGAAGCGGGATAGCTATTACTCGGGATGACAAAGTTGCGGTTTTAAATGATGATGGAACATGGGAGGAATATCGATTTGAGAATGCCGCAACAAGTTTAGAAAGGTGGCAATCCATAGAGGTGTCCCCCAACGTTTTAGAATTTTTTAAACAATTGTTTGGGCGGGTAGGAGTGCATGTTATCGATACCGGAGAACAATTCACCACTATAGTTAAAGAAAGCAATGTAGAATTCATAAAGAATATAGATGAGGACAATGTTGATTACGTGGTGGAAATATACTCCTATCAGGTTGATCTGTTGGCAAATTATATTTCAAATGGAGACCTCAGCGACATCGAGCAATTCCGCATCCTAAAGGTATTAGTCAAATCGGAAATTAAGGGCGCTAATAATCCACTTAATAATCCTTTGATGTCAAGTTCCATATTTCGATGGCTCATAAGAGGCAAGAACGTCCTGCATGTGAATCTTATTTCTCCGGACCCGGAATTGGAAGGAGATGGGCATTTTACATTTCTGTTCGCTGATGGATGGGTAGTAATAGAAGGCTTGCATGGCACCCCTCAGCGGGTTTTGAACGTTACATTAGAAAATGCTTTGGAACTCCAAATAAAATTCTATGAAAGCATGAAGGCAGATAGCTGGAGTCAATGGTTCAAGACCGCAAAATGGTATAAGAAATGGCGCAAGAAAGTGTCGCAACCGATTTCAGAGGGCTAAGACCTTAGTAGCGTGCAACGTATTCGCACGTGGGCAAGTTTAGACTCTTGTCCTACTAAGTATTGTCCGGAGATGTAAGCCGGTGATTGTTCACTATTTCAAGGAATAGTCGTGTTTTACGGAATCCTCAAAATTATCACAGATATCAGCTTGAAAGTTTTCTTCAGAAAGATTGAAGTTCAAGGTGAGAAGCTTATCCCTGAAGGTGCCCCGTTGATTATTGCGGCTAATCATCCCAGCACAATGATGGACGCGATCGTCATCGGTTCGGCCATCAAAAAGAGATTACATTACATTGCTCGTGGAAACCTATTCACAACAACATTCAGGCGTTGGCTTTTCAAAAACCTTTTCGTGATACCAATTTACCGTAAAAGCGAGAGTTCTGAAGCGAGGGAGAGAAACAAAGAGGTTTTCAGAAAATGTTTCGACGTGTTAGCTGGTAAGGGTTCGATACTCATATTTCCAGAGGGGGTTAGTCAGGTCGAGAGGCGGATACAGAAGATCAAGACGGGTACGGCGCGAATAGCGCTGGGAGCGGAGGAAGCAAACAACTTCAAACTGGGAGTTGTCGTCGTACCTGTCGGACTAAATTACTCCGATCCTGAAGAATTCCGGAGTGACTTATTTATCTCTTTCGCAAAGTCAATTGACGTTTCGGAGTTTCTCGAAATGTACATGGACTCTGAGGAGGCAGCTGTGAAAGCTCTCACGGATCGCATTAAAGAATCTTTAGAACAGCATACTATCGATATCGAAAACGAAGCACTGGATAAACTTGTAAGTGACATAGAAACAATATACAAAGACCGTCTGACGGTTGAGGTGGATCTATCCCCGGAACAGGAGGGTAAAGACTTTCGACTGACAAAGGCAATCACGGATTCAGTGCATTATTTTAACCACAAAGAACCGGAGCGCGTAGAGGCATTACGACAGAAGATGGAAGATTACATGCAGCTGTTGTTAAGTCTGAATCTTAAAGATGACTTATTTAAAAAGGGTTCATTTGAGAAAATTGTCTCGCTCCGCAGCCTTTTGACAGTGGTTTATTCTCTTCTCGGTATGCCGATTCACATTTATGGGTTGATAAATAATTATCTCCCGTATAAGCTCCCCGGTTTCATTGCACGCAGAGTTACGAATCGCATAGAGTATCGGGCTTCGATCAAGTTACTGATGGGAATCGTTACATTTTCAACTTTCTATTCCGCTCAAATTTGGGCAGTTGCAACTATTTCAAATGTGGAATGGGTAATAGCCTACGGACTCATGCTGCCTGCGAGTGGGTTTTTCGTATTGTACTACTGGAATAGATTGAAACGGCTCCGTGGCAATTTGCTGTTCATTTCACTGTTCTATCGACGCCGAGTCCTAATCTCAAGACTTCTCCGGCAGCGATCCGATATAGTGGGAATACTGGAAGTTGCCACGGAGGACTATCTGCGGCAGCAACAGGTGTCTAAGTAAAGGAACATAAACAGATCTTCATCGGGGTTATGTAAAATAGATTAACATTCTCGAGAAAGGGATGGGGGAGTGGATTGGACGTTCAGGAACGATAGAAATGCCACTTCCAATCCGGAGAAATTTATTATTTCCAAGACTATCAGCTTGTCTCCTCAGGCTCAGTCCGAGTAACTCCGGGGATGACGGATGGGTTTCAGTTTCGAATGTGAGGGTACGTGAATTCGCTCGGGAATCGAGGATTACGCATAAATCGCGAGATGAATAAGGATGGGAGTGAGTTTTTACGTGATTCTTGATTATAAATTTGACATAGCATACATTGATCCTGAATTTAGTTCTCAGGAGACCACGTTAATGTTTCGAACACTGATACGCAAAACTATTCTATTTCTGACATTACCCGTAATTGCGGTAGCTGTGAACTTCGATATTTTAGACGCGCAAACCTGTCCTGATGATATTCTGACGAATGGGAAGTATTTCTTTAAAGAGAGCAGGTTTCAAGATGCCATCGCAACGTTTAAATCGGTAACGCTGATGTTTCCTGAATCCAACGCCGCTGAAGAATCCTTATATATGATCGTAGCCTCTTACAGGGAGCTGGCGGATAGGCAGAAAACGCCTCAGTGGCTGAGCAGAGCAAGGGAGAACATCAGAATATATAAGCGGAAGTATCCGGAGGGACGCTTTGCGGAAAACGTTGACGCAGAGTCCAAGGGGGTTGAGCAGATCGAAGCGCAATTAACGGGCGCCAGCAAGGGGATGTTTATAACACTCACATCGGTGGCGGTTGTGTCCGTGGTAGTTCTGGGATTATTTGCGGGTCGTTAGATAGAAATTCCGCAAACTTCAATCAAATCCATCTTAATTGAACTTGACAAGGGAAAAGGCAGAGTCTAAATTGAGCTGCTTTTTATTGAAGGAAAGTAATGTATGAAGGTTAGAACGGAAAAGAAAGAGGACAGCATAGTTCGTATGGATGTGACAATCCCATGGGAAGATCTGTCCGATGAATTTGATAGTACTATACAGATGATCAGCCGAAACATTAAAGAACCGGGTTTTCGAAAAGGGAAAATGCCGGTATCGATGATCAGAAATAAATATAAAAGCGACATCGAGGCAGAATTCATCGACAATGTGATTAGAAAACAGTATCTTGATTTCATAAGCGAGGCAAACATAGAGCCTATCGACAGCGGGAACCTCGTCGATATGAACTTTAAGGAAGGCGAAGATTTATCGCTGACCATAGAAGTTCAAATAGAACCCGAGTTTAAACTTTATGATTACGGGAAAAACAATTTAGAAGTTCTGAAACATATTGTTGAAATCAGTGACGATGATGTTAAAAGGGCTATCGAAGAAGTACGAGAACAATACGCCGAAGTAAAAAATACCGCGAAGGGCGCCGAGATAGGCAATTATCTCGAAGTTGACATCCAGGAATTAGACGAATCACTCACACCCATTATCGGGAAAAAGGTCGAAAAGAGAGTCCTTAAGCTGGGTGAGGGTGAATTT
Coding sequences:
- a CDS encoding 1-acyl-sn-glycerol-3-phosphate acyltransferase, whose protein sequence is MFYGILKIITDISLKVFFRKIEVQGEKLIPEGAPLIIAANHPSTMMDAIVIGSAIKKRLHYIARGNLFTTTFRRWLFKNLFVIPIYRKSESSEARERNKEVFRKCFDVLAGKGSILIFPEGVSQVERRIQKIKTGTARIALGAEEANNFKLGVVVVPVGLNYSDPEEFRSDLFISFAKSIDVSEFLEMYMDSEEAAVKALTDRIKESLEQHTIDIENEALDKLVSDIETIYKDRLTVEVDLSPEQEGKDFRLTKAITDSVHYFNHKEPERVEALRQKMEDYMQLLLSLNLKDDLFKKGSFEKIVSLRSLLTVVYSLLGMPIHIYGLINNYLPYKLPGFIARRVTNRIEYRASIKLLMGIVTFSTFYSAQIWAVATISNVEWVIAYGLMLPASGFFVLYYWNRLKRLRGNLLFISLFYRRRVLISRLLRQRSDIVGILEVATEDYLRQQQVSK